Proteins found in one Candidatus Saganbacteria bacterium genomic segment:
- a CDS encoding SDR family oxidoreductase: protein MTGKKALVTGGSRGIGKAIADLLKKEGFAVLAPTRKELDLADNSSVANYISLLTGSIDVLVNNAGINPIGNISEIDDKDLDETIKINLSSPIRLIRGIVPMMGKGRIVNISSIWSEVSKPGRGVYAATKAGLNALTRTLAIELGERGILVNSVSPGFVETSLTRQNNSEEQIASIKKLIPLGRLANIDEIAHLVCFLCSDKNTYITGQNIIIDGGYTCQ from the coding sequence ATGACCGGAAAAAAAGCGCTTGTAACCGGAGGGTCGCGAGGTATTGGCAAAGCAATTGCCGATCTTTTAAAAAAAGAAGGTTTTGCAGTGCTTGCGCCGACTCGAAAAGAATTGGACCTTGCGGATAATTCTTCGGTTGCTAACTATATATCCTTATTAACCGGATCAATTGATGTTCTTGTAAATAATGCGGGAATAAATCCAATCGGCAATATTTCTGAAATTGACGATAAGGATCTCGACGAGACTATAAAAATAAACTTGTCATCACCAATACGATTGATCAGGGGCATCGTGCCTATGATGGGAAAAGGACGCATCGTTAATATTAGTTCAATTTGGAGTGAGGTTTCAAAGCCCGGAAGAGGGGTATATGCCGCGACAAAGGCTGGACTTAATGCATTGACAAGAACGCTTGCGATCGAACTTGGGGAAAGGGGTATTTTAGTAAATTCCGTATCTCCGGGATTTGTTGAAACTTCGTTAACCAGGCAAAACAATTCCGAAGAACAGATAGCTTCAATAAAAAAGCTGATCCCTCTTGGTCGCTTAGCAAATATCGATGAAATCGCACATTTGGTCTGTTTTCTTTGTTCGGACAAAAACACTTATATTACAGGCCAAAATATCATTATTGACGGCGGTTATACATGCCAATAG
- a CDS encoding citrate lyase beta subunit has protein sequence MNNLEKKMVSVLLDLKENHHVIGIKAEFEAEGTRLEEALRLKEVISKAGLDLTIKIGGCEAIKDMYDSRSIGVARIVAPMIESQYALKKYLQAAKLAFPKDERDGVSLLINIETITGSNNFDEMLKLPNISELDGIVLGRVDMTGSMGLTREDINSDKIFDVAKELLLKSKQKKLECVIGGGVSAASLPFFKKLPTGALDRYETRKVIFKCPEALNDNADKGILKAVGFELMWLKNKRDFYGMIFEEDKIRIEMLQSRYDKLIKDAGGSIE, from the coding sequence ATGAATAATTTAGAGAAAAAAATGGTTTCGGTCCTTTTGGACCTTAAGGAAAACCATCACGTCATTGGAATAAAGGCTGAATTTGAGGCAGAGGGTACCAGGCTCGAAGAAGCTTTGCGTTTAAAAGAAGTTATATCAAAAGCAGGCCTTGATCTTACGATTAAAATAGGCGGGTGCGAAGCGATAAAAGATATGTATGACTCAAGATCGATAGGAGTGGCTCGCATAGTCGCTCCAATGATCGAATCGCAATATGCATTAAAGAAATATTTGCAAGCTGCAAAATTGGCATTCCCAAAAGATGAAAGAGATGGGGTTTCTTTATTAATTAATATTGAAACAATTACAGGCTCCAATAATTTTGACGAAATGCTCAAGCTTCCAAACATTTCCGAACTTGATGGCATAGTATTAGGACGAGTTGATATGACTGGGTCTATGGGTTTAACCCGTGAAGATATTAATTCAGATAAAATATTCGACGTTGCAAAAGAATTGCTTCTTAAATCAAAACAAAAAAAACTTGAATGTGTTATTGGCGGAGGCGTTTCAGCTGCGTCACTTCCATTTTTCAAAAAGCTACCTACCGGAGCGCTCGATAGATATGAAACACGCAAAGTCATATTTAAATGCCCTGAAGCCTTAAACGATAATGCGGATAAGGGGATACTTAAGGCTGTGGGTTTCGAGCTTATGTGGTTGAAAAACAAACGCGATTTCTATGGCATGATCTTTGAAGAGGATAAAATTAGGATCGAAATGCTTCAATCCAGGTACGACAAATTAATTAAAGACGCGGGAGGAAGCATCGAATGA
- a CDS encoding thiamine pyrophosphate-binding protein, giving the protein MIKVSDYIVKKLEEYGIKDVFMISGGGAMHLNDSVGKSKKIRYICNHHEQASAIGAEGYFRVSGKIGCVIITSGPGGTNTMTGVIGQWLDSIPVIYISGQVKRETTIESYPDQKLRQLGDQEINIVDIVKPVTKYAVYVEDPYKIRYYLEKALYLAMSGRPGPVWLDVPLDVQSSMVDENNLTGYDKKEDEIKFANDEINSKIAKTIELLKNAKRPVIVAGHGIRLSGSLKIFKKVIEKLRIPVLSTFNGFDQIPSDHPLFIGRIGTVGTRAGNFALQNSDLVLYIGTRNNIRQVSYNWETVAREAKKIVIDIDPTELNKPTLKPDIAINCDAKYFLEALYTTIAWKNISIPKEWLIWCTERKKKYPTVLPEYKKLKKSINPYYFIDVLTNQLRSNAIVVAGNGTACVSVFQAGIVKPNQRMFWNSGCASMGYDLPAAIGACIAANKKEVICIAGDGSLQMNMQELQTVAGLKLPIKIFVLNNQGYCSIKQTQDSFFEGRRVACCPETGVTFPDITKIAKAYGISAVTIKNQKSLKNDIAAILNKRGPAVIEVILDPTYRFEPKLSSVKLKNGKMRSKPLEDMFPFLPREEFKSNMLIKELEDNDE; this is encoded by the coding sequence ATGATCAAAGTTTCGGATTACATAGTAAAAAAGCTTGAAGAATACGGGATAAAAGACGTTTTTATGATCTCAGGCGGCGGAGCTATGCATTTAAATGATTCCGTGGGCAAAAGCAAGAAAATCAGATATATTTGCAACCATCATGAGCAAGCATCCGCGATCGGAGCAGAAGGATATTTTAGGGTCTCCGGAAAGATCGGCTGCGTTATCATAACATCTGGACCTGGTGGAACAAATACCATGACCGGCGTGATAGGCCAATGGCTTGATTCAATTCCAGTAATATATATTTCGGGGCAGGTTAAGAGGGAAACGACAATTGAATCTTATCCTGATCAGAAATTAAGGCAATTAGGAGATCAGGAGATCAATATCGTAGACATTGTAAAACCGGTTACAAAATATGCAGTATATGTCGAAGATCCATATAAGATCAGGTACTATTTAGAAAAAGCTCTCTATTTGGCGATGTCAGGCCGTCCTGGGCCTGTTTGGTTAGATGTGCCGCTTGACGTCCAGTCTTCAATGGTTGATGAGAACAATTTGACAGGCTACGATAAAAAAGAAGACGAGATCAAGTTTGCCAATGATGAAATAAATTCTAAGATTGCAAAAACAATTGAATTGCTGAAAAACGCTAAAAGACCAGTAATAGTCGCAGGACATGGGATAAGATTGTCAGGCTCACTAAAAATATTCAAAAAGGTCATCGAAAAGCTAAGAATTCCTGTCCTTTCAACTTTTAATGGATTTGATCAAATTCCTTCGGATCATCCATTGTTTATCGGAAGAATTGGAACAGTGGGAACAAGAGCCGGAAACTTTGCACTCCAAAACTCCGATCTGGTATTATATATCGGGACCAGGAACAATATCAGGCAGGTTAGTTATAACTGGGAAACTGTCGCAAGAGAAGCAAAAAAGATAGTAATAGATATTGATCCAACAGAACTTAATAAACCTACGTTGAAACCTGATATTGCAATAAATTGCGATGCTAAATATTTCTTAGAGGCATTATACACAACGATTGCCTGGAAAAACATATCGATCCCCAAAGAATGGCTAATCTGGTGTACAGAGCGCAAGAAGAAATATCCTACTGTACTACCGGAATATAAAAAACTTAAGAAATCAATCAACCCATATTATTTTATCGATGTTCTAACAAATCAGCTTAGATCTAATGCAATTGTTGTGGCGGGAAATGGCACGGCATGTGTATCGGTTTTTCAAGCAGGAATTGTTAAACCAAATCAAAGGATGTTCTGGAATTCGGGATGCGCCTCGATGGGATACGACTTGCCGGCTGCTATCGGTGCTTGTATTGCGGCAAACAAAAAAGAGGTTATCTGTATTGCAGGCGACGGCAGTCTGCAAATGAATATGCAGGAATTGCAAACAGTTGCAGGCCTTAAGCTTCCGATAAAGATATTTGTTCTTAATAATCAGGGCTATTGCTCGATAAAACAAACTCAAGATTCTTTCTTTGAAGGGAGGCGAGTTGCTTGTTGTCCGGAAACCGGAGTTACTTTTCCGGATATTACGAAAATTGCAAAAGCTTACGGGATAAGTGCTGTTACCATAAAAAATCAAAAATCACTTAAGAATGACATTGCGGCGATCCTTAATAAGCGCGGACCAGCTGTTATCGAGGTCATTCTTGATCCTACTTACAGGTTTGAACCAAAGCTATCTTCTGTTAAACTAAAGAACGGTAAAATGAGATCAAAACCATTGGAAGATATGTTCCCGTTCCTTCCAAGAGAAGAGTTCAAAAGCAATATGTTGATAAAAGAATTGGAGGATAATGATGAATAA
- a CDS encoding MBL fold metallo-hydrolase produces the protein MQKIKITFLGTNGWYDTDCGNTVSLLIETPNEYVILDAGNGIYKLDKYIRSKKPIFLFISHFHLDHVIGLHVLAKFNFKQGISLCLPGNYVKTAHEFINKPYTAPLDLLKTKVKIVDLKKRSKEISFLEDYKILLHVVPSYGYRLNFSGKVISYITDTGYCDNAIRLAQRSDLIISECAFKLGMDHSEWPHLTPATAAEIAKVSKSKKLVLTHFDAEVYQTLKERKTAQKQVRNIFKNTIAATDGITISI, from the coding sequence ATGCAAAAGATAAAGATCACATTTCTGGGAACGAACGGTTGGTATGACACCGATTGCGGTAATACCGTAAGCCTTTTAATTGAAACGCCTAACGAATACGTTATTTTGGATGCTGGCAATGGTATTTATAAACTGGATAAATATATTAGATCAAAAAAACCGATCTTTCTTTTTATAAGCCACTTCCATCTCGATCATGTTATAGGTCTTCATGTTTTGGCAAAATTTAATTTTAAGCAGGGGATTTCGCTTTGTCTGCCTGGTAATTATGTTAAGACCGCTCATGAATTTATCAATAAGCCATATACCGCGCCACTTGATCTGCTTAAAACAAAAGTTAAAATTGTTGATTTAAAGAAACGATCAAAAGAAATATCGTTTTTAGAGGACTACAAGATATTATTGCATGTTGTCCCGTCATATGGATACAGGCTTAATTTTTCGGGCAAAGTAATAAGTTACATCACCGATACTGGGTATTGCGATAATGCGATCAGGCTGGCTCAAAGATCAGACCTTATCATCTCCGAATGTGCATTTAAGCTTGGTATGGACCACTCCGAATGGCCGCACTTAACTCCCGCGACAGCAGCAGAAATTGCAAAGGTTTCAAAATCAAAGAAGTTGGTTCTTACACATTTTGACGCCGAAGTATATCAAACGCTTAAAGAAAGAAAAACTGCACAGAAACAAGTAAGAAATATCTTTAAGAATACAATAGCCGCCACAGACGGGATAACTATATCAATATGA
- a CDS encoding NAD(P)-dependent oxidoreductase: protein MKLLITGGSGFVGKNLIEYFGEKYDILSPTRAELDLIDSIAVENYFKNNNIDIMVHSAVRPGHRNAKDPSKQLEQNTRMFFNIARNEKKFKKMIFLSSGLVYGIDHYLPKMKEEYFDVNVPDDEGGFSKYLCAKYLEKTDNIVELRPFGVFGKYEDYAIRFISNAICKTIFDLPITIKQNRKFDYISIDDLCLVIEHFIVCTNKHKAYNIAPDRSIELKEIAKIVLKVSKKDLPIKIQQEGQETEYSGDNSRLKTEIEGLKLTPIEESIRKLYDWYVENKSKIDKELLLFDK, encoded by the coding sequence ATGAAACTGCTTATTACAGGCGGATCGGGTTTTGTGGGAAAGAACTTGATCGAATATTTTGGTGAAAAATACGATATTTTATCACCCACACGCGCTGAGCTAGACTTAATTGATTCGATAGCTGTAGAAAATTATTTTAAGAATAATAATATTGATATCATGGTCCATTCCGCCGTCCGCCCCGGACATAGAAACGCGAAAGATCCCTCAAAACAATTAGAGCAAAATACAAGAATGTTCTTCAACATAGCAAGAAACGAAAAAAAGTTCAAGAAAATGATTTTTTTGAGCTCCGGCCTGGTATATGGCATAGATCATTATCTGCCGAAAATGAAAGAAGAGTATTTCGATGTAAATGTTCCAGATGATGAAGGTGGCTTTTCAAAATATCTCTGCGCAAAGTATTTAGAAAAAACCGATAACATTGTCGAACTTAGGCCTTTTGGAGTTTTTGGGAAATATGAGGATTATGCGATTAGATTCATCTCAAATGCGATATGCAAGACAATATTCGATCTTCCTATCACAATAAAGCAAAACAGAAAATTCGATTATATTAGTATTGATGACTTATGTTTAGTTATTGAGCATTTCATTGTTTGTACAAATAAGCACAAAGCATACAATATTGCACCCGATAGATCTATCGAACTAAAAGAAATTGCAAAGATCGTGCTTAAAGTCTCGAAAAAAGACCTTCCGATAAAAATTCAACAGGAAGGTCAAGAGACCGAATACAGCGGCGACAATTCACGATTAAAAACAGAGATTGAAGGCCTCAAGCTCACGCCTATTGAAGAATCTATCCGTAAATTATATGATTGGTATGTTGAAAATAAGAGTAAGATCGATAAAGAACTATTGCTTTTTGATAAATAG
- the rfbH gene encoding lipopolysaccharide biosynthesis protein RfbH codes for MGNEAELRKKTINAAIDFYRSKKKHKYSAGDKIPYAGRVYDEKEISNLIDSSLDFWLTTGRYAEKFEQGFAKFIGVKYCSLVNSGSSANLLAFMALTSPKLGDRRIKKGDEVITVAAGFPTTISPIIQYGAVPVFVDVALPSYNIDCVQLEAALSKKTKAVIIAHTLGNPFNIQKVKEFCSKHKIWSIEDNCDSLGSKYKLHGKWAYTGTFGDIATSSFFPAHQITMGEGGAVYTNDPMLNKIVNSFRDWGRDCWCPSGQDNSCKKRFKWQLGELPYGYDHKYIYSHFGYNLKVTDMQAAIGCAQLEKLPSFIKARRANWKMLRDGLSKLDDIFILPKAERNSLPSWFGFLLTVKDDACITRNEIVHHLESKGIQTRMLFAGNMTKHPCFDEMRKNKKGYRVVGDLKNTDLIMNNTFWVGVYPGMTKEMIDFMLDEIRKAVKR; via the coding sequence ATGGGAAATGAAGCGGAATTAAGAAAAAAAACAATTAATGCGGCTATTGATTTTTACAGATCGAAAAAGAAACACAAATATTCCGCTGGAGACAAAATTCCTTACGCCGGGCGAGTTTATGATGAAAAAGAGATCTCAAATCTGATAGATTCATCTTTGGATTTTTGGCTAACGACGGGAAGATATGCGGAAAAATTCGAACAAGGCTTCGCAAAATTTATCGGGGTAAAATATTGTTCTCTTGTTAATTCGGGGTCATCCGCAAATTTATTGGCCTTTATGGCGCTCACATCGCCAAAGCTCGGGGATAGAAGGATCAAGAAAGGCGATGAAGTAATTACGGTAGCAGCAGGATTTCCGACAACGATCTCACCGATCATCCAATATGGCGCCGTTCCTGTATTTGTTGATGTCGCTCTCCCAAGCTACAACATTGATTGCGTACAGCTTGAAGCGGCGTTGTCGAAAAAAACGAAAGCAGTAATTATAGCCCATACGCTTGGAAATCCTTTTAATATCCAGAAAGTTAAAGAATTTTGTTCCAAACATAAAATTTGGTCGATCGAAGATAATTGCGATTCTTTGGGTTCTAAATATAAGCTTCATGGCAAATGGGCTTATACCGGGACTTTCGGGGATATAGCGACTTCAAGCTTTTTCCCGGCGCACCAAATAACTATGGGCGAAGGCGGAGCAGTTTACACAAATGATCCCATGCTAAATAAGATCGTCAATTCATTCCGCGATTGGGGCAGGGACTGCTGGTGCCCATCCGGACAAGATAATTCCTGTAAAAAGCGTTTCAAATGGCAATTAGGCGAACTTCCGTATGGATATGACCATAAATATATATATTCACATTTCGGATACAATCTAAAAGTTACTGATATGCAAGCGGCAATAGGATGCGCGCAGTTGGAAAAACTTCCCTCGTTCATTAAAGCACGGCGGGCAAATTGGAAAATGCTTCGTGATGGACTGTCAAAGCTTGATGATATTTTCATCCTTCCCAAAGCCGAAAGGAATTCTCTCCCCAGCTGGTTTGGTTTTCTTTTGACCGTAAAAGATGACGCATGTATTACGAGAAATGAGATAGTCCATCATCTCGAGTCAAAAGGGATTCAAACCAGGATGCTTTTTGCCGGGAATATGACCAAGCATCCGTGTTTTGATGAAATGCGCAAGAATAAAAAAGGATATCGAGTGGTCGGCGATCTGAAAAATACCGATCTTATCATGAATAATACTTTTTGGGTTGGAGTATATCCTGGAATGACAAAAGAAATGATCGATTTCATGTTGGATGAGATCAGAAAAGCAGTAAAACGATGA
- the rfbG gene encoding CDP-glucose 4,6-dehydratase — protein MTNFWKDKRVFITGHTGFKGSWLCLMLDHFGANITGYALNPSTEPCLYDLCNLDKSVRSIIADIRDKDRIKAEIKKAQPEIVIHMAAQPIVRDSYVIPVETYEINIFGTVNLLEAVRACNSVKAAINITTDKVYENKGQAPMRKSGQGSRGFRENDPLGGYDPYSSSKACSEIVTASYRDSFGLNIATARAGNVIGGGDWASDRLVPDFIRAISKSEKILIRNPKAVRPWQHVLEPLTGYLLLARKLYEKPGKFAEAWNFGPKKKDAKPVIWLTKELCKKWGNGACYEMAKGKHPHEAHYLMLDASKSRSRLKWRPKLGLEKALDMVIDFTKAYAAGKDIREVCLKQIEGYYGK, from the coding sequence ATGACAAATTTTTGGAAAGATAAGAGAGTCTTCATAACAGGTCATACCGGTTTTAAGGGCTCATGGCTTTGCCTGATGTTAGATCATTTCGGCGCAAATATTACGGGCTACGCTTTAAATCCGTCGACTGAACCATGCTTGTACGATCTTTGCAATTTAGATAAATCCGTAAGATCTATCATTGCCGATATCAGGGATAAAGATCGGATAAAAGCTGAAATTAAAAAGGCTCAACCGGAAATAGTCATCCATATGGCGGCACAGCCCATAGTCCGAGATTCTTACGTTATCCCGGTCGAAACTTATGAAATAAATATTTTTGGTACTGTGAATTTATTAGAGGCGGTCAGAGCATGCAATAGCGTTAAGGCAGCAATAAATATTACGACCGATAAAGTATATGAGAACAAGGGGCAAGCCCCGATGCGGAAATCGGGGCAAGGGTCAAGGGGATTTAGAGAAAATGACCCGCTAGGCGGATATGATCCATATTCAAGCAGTAAAGCTTGTTCAGAGATAGTTACTGCGTCTTACAGGGATTCCTTCGGATTAAATATTGCAACAGCAAGGGCCGGAAATGTGATAGGCGGAGGAGATTGGGCAAGCGACAGGCTTGTTCCGGATTTTATTAGGGCAATTTCAAAAAGCGAGAAAATACTTATAAGAAACCCGAAAGCTGTAAGGCCATGGCAGCATGTATTGGAACCTTTGACCGGATATTTGCTGCTGGCGCGAAAATTGTACGAAAAACCCGGCAAATTTGCCGAAGCTTGGAATTTTGGACCCAAAAAAAAAGACGCGAAGCCGGTTATTTGGCTTACAAAAGAATTATGCAAAAAGTGGGGAAATGGAGCTTGTTATGAAATGGCAAAAGGCAAGCATCCCCATGAAGCGCATTATCTTATGCTTGACGCCTCAAAATCCAGATCAAGGCTCAAATGGAGGCCAAAATTAGGCCTTGAAAAAGCGCTTGATATGGTCATTGATTTCACAAAAGCATATGCAGCCGGAAAAGATATCAGAGAGGTTTGTTTAAAGCAAATTGAGGGATATTATGGGAAATGA
- the rfbF gene encoding glucose-1-phosphate cytidylyltransferase: protein MKVMILAGGLGTRIGEESSLKPKPMLEIGDKPILWHIMKLYSHFGFNDFVVCLGYKGYQIKEYFANYFLHESDVTFDFSSGSQKTIIQTNTAEPWRVTLVDTGIETSTAGRIKRAGKYLDNKAFMLTYGDGVGDIDIKALVNFHKTHGKLATVTAVRPIGRFGALNIKDDNRVYKFQEKAEGNTSWINGGFFVLEPKVLDYIKDEIIPFEEDTVRNITKDGQLMSYKHTGFWQPMDTLREKKILESLWDSGKAPWKVWG, encoded by the coding sequence ATGAAGGTAATGATCCTTGCGGGAGGTTTAGGGACAAGAATTGGCGAAGAATCGTCATTGAAGCCAAAACCAATGCTTGAAATAGGCGACAAGCCTATCCTTTGGCATATCATGAAGCTTTATTCCCATTTTGGGTTCAACGATTTCGTCGTATGTTTGGGTTACAAGGGCTATCAGATAAAAGAATATTTTGCCAATTACTTTTTGCATGAATCCGACGTTACTTTCGATTTCAGTTCAGGCTCCCAAAAAACAATTATCCAAACTAATACGGCAGAACCATGGCGAGTGACGCTTGTTGATACCGGGATCGAGACTTCGACCGCGGGAAGGATAAAAAGGGCCGGAAAATATTTGGACAATAAGGCTTTTATGCTTACCTATGGAGATGGCGTTGGGGATATTGATATCAAAGCATTGGTAAATTTCCATAAAACCCACGGCAAGCTTGCAACCGTGACCGCCGTAAGGCCTATTGGGCGGTTTGGAGCATTGAACATAAAAGACGATAATCGGGTTTACAAATTCCAGGAGAAAGCGGAAGGCAATACTTCGTGGATCAATGGCGGATTTTTTGTCCTGGAACCCAAAGTCCTGGATTATATAAAGGACGAGATCATACCTTTTGAGGAGGATACTGTTCGGAATATCACAAAAGATGGACAGCTTATGTCTTATAAACATACGGGTTTCTGGCAGCCGATGGACACATTGAGGGAAAAGAAAATACTCGAAAGTTTATGGGATTCGGGCAAAGCTCCCTGGAAAGTGTGGGGTTAA
- a CDS encoding glycosyltransferase family 39 protein, giving the protein MFSAIKANRIFMIFLFILLLGSFIRIYDPIFRSLWGDEAHSIYSVSGHFDIKALAIESHLPAYFAILFLWIKVFGPTEYGLRMLSVIIGIFSMIAMYLFVKDTISDRAALVCAGLLAFSPLAIMHSHEIRLYGLMLLLSILSAWSLFRLLYKQVTIKASIVFILCTLLLGLTQIYSALMIFSQFVLCAIIYLRKKDANSRLALGFLLIVSILIFPLYFKIIIHAAMAVISGTPDMAFSTFPPTLKLPLIFFVLALGETVAPWNIIVIPSLIIIGSLLIFQFIGSKDEKNVYMMIFLVMPIVIASILPSTMPKYLIFTLPFYIALLGISLSRIKNPVIFYILFGLILLFQSISIANYFTFNEYHNSNQIEPWREVSQIIEKEHLKGDLIAATNRHITYNILKYYLPGDYEMVSLVNGHALLKPSELIAKRIWLITNIVDERVFPKGYIESIKLSLGNNYRLKMIRKFVPYESTLVSKLPINRHKKGSYRITVSLYEKIG; this is encoded by the coding sequence ATGTTTTCGGCGATTAAAGCAAACAGAATATTCATGATCTTCTTATTTATCCTGTTATTGGGCTCTTTTATCAGGATCTATGACCCGATATTCCGAAGCCTTTGGGGTGATGAAGCGCATAGTATTTATTCCGTATCCGGCCATTTTGATATCAAGGCATTGGCAATCGAATCCCATCTTCCGGCATATTTTGCGATATTGTTTTTATGGATAAAAGTTTTCGGACCTACTGAATACGGGTTGCGCATGCTTTCAGTTATCATTGGCATATTTTCTATGATAGCTATGTACCTTTTCGTAAAAGATACAATAAGCGATAGGGCCGCCTTAGTTTGTGCCGGCCTTTTAGCTTTTTCACCATTGGCCATTATGCATTCTCACGAAATTAGGTTGTATGGGCTAATGCTATTGTTATCTATTTTATCGGCCTGGTCGCTCTTTAGGTTGTTGTACAAGCAAGTGACAATTAAAGCCTCAATTGTTTTCATTTTATGCACTTTGCTGTTAGGTTTGACCCAAATTTATTCGGCATTGATGATATTTAGCCAATTTGTACTTTGCGCGATCATTTACCTAAGAAAAAAAGATGCCAACTCTCGTTTAGCGCTTGGCTTTTTGCTTATTGTTTCAATTCTAATTTTCCCTCTTTATTTTAAGATCATCATTCATGCGGCCATGGCCGTTATTTCCGGGACCCCGGATATGGCGTTTTCCACGTTCCCCCCAACATTAAAATTGCCATTGATCTTCTTTGTGCTTGCCTTGGGTGAGACGGTCGCACCTTGGAACATTATTGTAATTCCATCGTTAATAATTATTGGATCCTTGTTGATATTTCAATTCATTGGATCGAAAGATGAAAAAAACGTGTACATGATGATATTTCTTGTAATGCCTATAGTTATAGCATCTATTTTACCGTCGACAATGCCAAAATACCTCATCTTTACATTGCCATTTTATATTGCCTTGCTTGGGATTTCCCTGTCGCGTATAAAAAATCCGGTCATTTTCTATATTTTATTTGGGCTGATCCTTTTATTTCAAAGTATTTCGATCGCCAATTATTTCACATTTAATGAATACCATAATTCAAACCAGATCGAGCCATGGAGGGAAGTCTCTCAAATAATAGAAAAAGAACATTTAAAAGGCGATCTAATTGCCGCAACAAATAGGCATATTACATATAATATCTTAAAGTATTATCTTCCGGGTGATTACGAAATGGTTTCGCTTGTAAATGGACATGCGCTCCTAAAGCCTTCCGAATTGATAGCCAAAAGGATCTGGCTCATAACAAATATTGTCGATGAGCGGGTTTTCCCGAAAGGATATATTGAAAGCATAAAACTTAGCCTAGGTAATAATTATCGGCTGAAAATGATCCGGAAATTCGTCCCCTACGAAAGCACTTTAGTTTCAAAATTGCCGATAAATAGGCACAAGAAGGGCTCATATAGGATAACAGTATCTTTGTATGAAAAAATCGGATAA
- a CDS encoding glycosyltransferase family 2 protein encodes MNKPKVSIVILNWNQYFDTKECLASLMNTDYGNFEIILADNGSKDSSQIHIKNEFPGITLIENGKNLGFAEGSNVGIRLALSHGADYVLLLNNDTTVEPNFLSHLISAGQENRSAGILSPRIMQYSDKTKVWFSGGKFLPIIRKPAHDLSGSGETEWISGCSMLIKREVLGKIGMLDADYFNNYEDVDISIRARRAGYQLLIVPKAVIYHKFAASMGGKLSPFYTYFRTRNNLLFFKKTGQLIPLVLNLVIFPIYSLIESLKNRQFGSIRTTMLAIYDFASGKLGKGSMK; translated from the coding sequence ATGAATAAACCTAAAGTTTCGATAGTTATACTCAATTGGAACCAATATTTTGATACAAAGGAATGTCTCGCTTCGCTAATGAACACAGATTATGGCAACTTTGAGATCATTTTAGCCGATAACGGATCCAAAGATAGCTCGCAAATTCATATTAAAAATGAATTTCCGGGAATAACTTTGATTGAAAACGGCAAAAATCTTGGTTTCGCCGAAGGGAGCAACGTTGGGATAAGGCTTGCGTTATCCCATGGCGCCGACTATGTTCTTCTGTTAAACAATGACACAACTGTTGAACCTAATTTTCTGTCGCATCTTATTTCGGCAGGACAAGAAAATCGTTCCGCCGGCATATTATCCCCGAGGATAATGCAATATTCCGATAAAACAAAGGTTTGGTTTTCTGGCGGAAAGTTTTTACCTATCATAAGAAAACCGGCGCACGACCTTTCGGGATCCGGCGAAACAGAATGGATCTCCGGTTGTTCAATGCTTATCAAAAGAGAAGTATTGGGGAAAATAGGCATGCTCGATGCCGATTATTTCAATAATTATGAGGATGTGGATATTAGCATTCGGGCAAGAAGGGCGGGGTATCAATTGTTGATTGTGCCGAAAGCGGTGATCTATCACAAATTTGCGGCATCAATGGGGGGGAAATTGTCTCCCTTTTACACTTATTTTCGCACGAGAAATAATCTTTTGTTCTTCAAAAAGACAGGTCAATTAATACCGTTGGTGCTAAATCTGGTAATTTTCCCGATCTATTCGCTGATAGAGTCTTTAAAAAATAGGCAATTCGGCAGTATTAGAACTACAATGCTTGCAATATATGATTTTGCATCCGGTAAGCTTGGGAAGGGTTCAATGAAATGA